The Streptomonospora litoralis genome window below encodes:
- a CDS encoding PH domain-containing protein, producing MRIVGYALAALVLATMVLLAIVLPPDWRLSDRFGLVFLGLVGVGVLHLLARPCLRATEDRVTVVNSIRTHVLEWPEIVDARMPVGEPWPTIDLADGSTLAVMGIQSNDGAMARRALADFQHLLHSRGEAEEPERPG from the coding sequence ATGCGCATCGTGGGCTACGCCCTCGCCGCGCTCGTCCTGGCGACCATGGTGCTGCTGGCCATCGTGCTGCCGCCCGACTGGCGGCTCTCCGACCGGTTCGGCCTGGTGTTCCTGGGTCTGGTCGGCGTGGGCGTGCTGCACCTGCTCGCCCGGCCCTGCCTGCGCGCCACCGAGGACCGCGTGACCGTGGTCAACAGCATCCGCACGCACGTGCTGGAGTGGCCCGAGATCGTCGACGCCCGCATGCCGGTGGGCGAGCCCTGGCCGACCATCGACCTCGCCGACGGCTCGACGCTGGCGGTGATGGGCATCCAGAGCAACGACGGCGCCATGGCGCGCCGGGCGCTCGCCGACTTCCAGCACCTGCTGCACAGCCGGGGAGAGGCCGAGGAGCCGGAGCGGCCGGGGTGA
- a CDS encoding AAA family ATPase has protein sequence MADAPGAAAAITGPEQFARRLDEHDYLADDGAATACFLAVRMGRPLFLEGDAGVGKTELAKALAAVLDAPLIRLQCYEGIDAAQALYDWDYPRQLLHLRAAQAAGAGADADQLESGLYDRRFLLARPLLRALEAGAAGPGVLLVDEIDRADDEFEAFLLEFLSDFTISIPELGTVRTANPPVVVLTSNRTREVHDALKRRCLYHWMPNPGFEREAAIIRRRLPEAADRLVHQVAAAGQRLRDPDSEGFDLVKPPGVAETIDWTAALVALGARELDPDTAARSLGALIKHREDSEAVRLKLAALLDGHEPEPAG, from the coding sequence ATGGCTGACGCACCGGGAGCCGCCGCGGCGATCACCGGCCCCGAGCAGTTCGCACGGCGGCTCGACGAACACGACTACCTGGCAGACGACGGCGCCGCTACCGCCTGCTTCCTGGCCGTGCGCATGGGCCGCCCGCTGTTCCTGGAAGGCGACGCCGGAGTGGGCAAGACCGAGCTCGCCAAGGCATTGGCCGCCGTGCTGGACGCTCCCCTCATCCGCCTGCAGTGCTACGAGGGCATCGACGCCGCCCAGGCGCTCTACGACTGGGACTACCCGCGCCAGCTGCTACACCTGCGCGCCGCCCAGGCCGCGGGCGCCGGCGCAGACGCCGACCAGCTCGAATCCGGCCTCTACGACCGCCGCTTCCTGCTCGCGCGCCCGCTGCTGCGCGCCCTGGAGGCCGGCGCCGCCGGTCCCGGCGTGCTCCTCGTCGACGAGATCGACCGCGCCGACGACGAGTTCGAGGCGTTCCTGCTGGAGTTCCTCTCCGACTTCACCATCTCCATCCCCGAACTCGGCACGGTGCGCACCGCCAACCCGCCGGTCGTGGTGCTCACCTCCAACCGCACCCGCGAGGTGCACGACGCCCTGAAGCGCCGCTGCCTCTACCACTGGATGCCCAACCCCGGCTTCGAGCGCGAGGCCGCCATCATCCGCCGCCGGCTGCCCGAGGCCGCCGACCGCCTCGTCCACCAGGTCGCCGCCGCCGGCCAGCGGCTGCGCGACCCCGACAGCGAGGGCTTCGACCTGGTCAAGCCGCCCGGAGTGGCCGAGACCATCGACTGGACCGCGGCGCTGGTCGCGCTGGGCGCCCGCGAACTCGACCCCGACACCGCCGCCCGCAGCCTCGGCGCGCTCATCAAGCACCGCGAGGACTCCGAGGCCGTCCGGCTCAAACTCGCGGCGCTGCTCGACGGGCACGAACCCGAACCGGCGGGGTGA
- a CDS encoding vWA domain-containing protein, which produces MERAARDAIETLLGFVRTLRAAGVGADTGRAAAFLRAVDTLDVTRPEPVYWAGRLTLCSHGADLARYDACFAAYFGGAAPAAAEHARPLATTAPAMWNPPASDDTDTDTDTTGLAAGDTEVLRTADIAALTREERAAVARLVSRISADRPRRRTRRLEPAVHGRLDHRRMLRSALRTGGEPLRLPRRHRSTRPRRVVLLVDISGSMAPYADALLRLAHVVVRGHPRHTEAFSVGTRLTRLTPQMRLRDPAAALAAVADAIPDWSGGTRLGTELKEFLDLYGRRGTARGALAIIASDGWERGDAALLGTQMARLARLAHRVVWVNPHKAQPGYAPLTAGMRAAWPHIDDFVSGHSLDALEQLATAVIGGRREGGVHRA; this is translated from the coding sequence GTGGAGCGGGCCGCACGCGACGCCATCGAGACCCTGCTGGGTTTCGTGCGGACCCTGCGCGCCGCCGGAGTCGGTGCCGACACGGGCCGCGCGGCGGCGTTCCTGCGCGCCGTGGACACCCTCGACGTCACCCGCCCCGAACCCGTCTACTGGGCCGGGCGGCTGACCCTGTGCTCCCACGGCGCCGACCTGGCCCGCTACGACGCCTGCTTCGCCGCCTACTTCGGCGGCGCCGCCCCCGCCGCGGCCGAACACGCCCGACCCCTGGCCACCACGGCTCCGGCCATGTGGAACCCGCCCGCCTCCGACGACACCGACACTGACACCGATACCACCGGCCTCGCCGCCGGCGACACCGAGGTGCTGCGCACGGCCGACATCGCCGCTCTCACTCGCGAGGAACGCGCGGCCGTGGCCCGGCTCGTATCGCGGATCTCAGCCGACCGCCCGCGCCGCCGCACCCGCCGCCTCGAACCCGCCGTCCACGGCCGCCTGGACCACCGCCGCATGCTGCGCTCCGCGCTGCGCACCGGCGGCGAGCCGCTGCGGCTGCCGCGCCGCCACCGCTCCACCCGGCCCCGCCGCGTCGTCCTCCTCGTCGACATCAGCGGATCCATGGCGCCCTACGCCGACGCCCTGCTGCGCCTGGCCCACGTCGTCGTGCGCGGACACCCCCGCCACACCGAGGCGTTCAGCGTGGGCACCCGGCTGACCCGGCTGACGCCGCAGATGCGGCTGCGCGACCCCGCCGCCGCGCTGGCCGCCGTCGCCGACGCGATCCCCGACTGGAGCGGCGGCACCCGGCTGGGCACCGAGCTCAAGGAGTTCCTCGACCTCTACGGCCGCCGCGGCACCGCCCGCGGCGCCCTGGCGATCATCGCCTCCGACGGCTGGGAGCGCGGCGACGCCGCCCTGCTGGGCACCCAGATGGCCCGGCTCGCCCGGCTGGCGCACCGCGTGGTGTGGGTGAACCCGCATAAGGCCCAGCCCGGCTACGCCCCGCTCACCGCGGGGATGCGGGCCGCCTGGCCGCACATCGACGACTTCGTGTCCGGACACAGCCTGGACGCGCTGGAACAGCTCGCCACCGCCGTGATCGGCGGTCGGCGCGAGGGAGGAGTGCACCGTGCGTGA